CGCCAGCGGCGCAAAGCCGGTTCTTTCCGCACTGGCAGACGAGGTGCAGAGACGGCATCTGAAAAACGTGATCGTGACACAGACAGGATGTATCGGGCTGTGCCAGTACGAGCCGATCGTAGAGGTGTATGAGCCGGGAAGAGGCAAGACCACCTATATCAAAATGAATGCGGAAAAAGCAAAGGAAGTTGCAGATAAGCATCTGGAGCACGGCCTGGTACTGAACAAGTACACGCTGGCTTCCGAGGGACTGTAGGAAAGGGGGAATGGAATGTTTCGAAGTCATATACTGGTCTGCGGAGGTACGGGATGTACATCTGCAAAGAGTATGGAAATCATTGCACGGCTGGAAGAAGAGCTGAAGGAGCATGGACTCGACCAGGAAATCGCCGTGGTAAAGACCGGGTGTTTTGGTCTGTGTGCCATGGGGCCGATCATGGTGGTGTACCCGGAACAGGTCTTCTACTGTATGGTAACCCCTGACGACGTGCCGGAGATCGTGGAAGAACATCTGGTAAAGGGCCGTCCGGTACAGCGGCTGATCTACGACGAGACGCTGCGCACGGACGGGGAGACGGTTCATCTGGAGGATACAGACTTTTACCGCAAGCAGAAACGGATCGCCTTACGTAACTGCGGCGTGATCAATCCGGAAAACATCGAGGAGTACATTGCCAGAGACGGTTATGAAGCGCTGGGCAAGGTGCTGACGGAGATGACGCCGGATCAGGTCATCCAGACTATTCTGGACAGCGGCATCCGTGGACGTGGAGGTGCAGGCTTCCCCCACCGGCCTGAAATGGAAGTTCGCTTCCGGCAATCGTGGAAAAGTAGAGAAATATGTATGCTGTAATGCGGATGAAGGAGACCCAGGTGCTTTCATGGACCGTTCGGTGCTGGAAGGTGACCCCCATGTGGTACTGGAGGCCATGGCCATCGCCGGTTATGCCATCGGTGCATCCCAGGGATTTATCTACGTGCGTGCGGAGTATCCCATCGCTGTAGAACGATTGCAGATTGCCATTGGACAGGCGCGAGAGTATGGCCTCTTAGGTAAAAATATTTTTGACACCGATTTCTGCTTTGACGTGGAGCTGCGGCTGGGTGCCGGCGCTTTCGTCTGTGGAGAAGAGACGGCCCTGATGACCTCCATCGAAGGAAAACGGGGAGAGCCCAGACCACGACCGCCGTTCCCGGCAGTGAAGGGTCTGTTCGGCAAACCGACCATCCTGAACAACGTGGAGACCTACGCCAATATTCCACAGATCATTTTGAACGGGGCAGACTGGTTTGCTTCCATGGGAACCGAGAAGTCCAAAGGAACGAAGGTATTCGCTCTGGGCGGCAAGATCAACAATACCGGCCTGGTGGAGATCCCCATGGGAACGACGCTCCGGACCGTCATTGAGGAGATCGGCGGCGGTATTCCGAATGGAAAGCATTTCAAAGCGGCACAGACCGGCGGCCCGTCCGGCGGGTGTATTCCGGCCTCCCATATGGATATCCCCATCGATTATGACAACCTGATCTCCATCGGCTCCATGATGGGCTCCGGCGGACTCATTGTTATGGATGAAGATACGTGTATGGTGGATATCGCCAAGTTTTTCCTGGAATTCACGGTAGATGAATCCTGCGGCAAATGTACGCCGTGCCGGATCGGTACCAAGCGGATGTACGAGATCCTGGATAAGATCACCAAAGGAAACGGGACGCTGGAGGATATCGACGAGCTGGAAGAGCTGGCTTACTACATCAAGGACAACGCCCTGTGCGGCCTGGGACAGACAGCGCCGAACCCGGTATTATCCACGCTCCGTTATTTCAAAGACGAGTATATCGCACACGTAACGGAAAAGAAATGTCCGGCCAAGGTATGTAAAGACCTGCTCGTATACAAAATCGATCCTGAAAAATGTAAGGGCTGTACCCTCTGCCGCAGAGGCTGTCCGGTACAGGCCATTGAAGGTAAGGTAAAAGAACCACACACCATCGATATCGACAAGTGTATCAAGTGCGATGCCTGCCGTTCCTGCTGCCGATTCGGCGCAATTTACAAAGATTAAGGAGGGGAGAACAGCATGGGAGAGATAACAATCAAATTAAACGGCATCAAGACAACTGTCCCGGAGGGGATCACCATCCTGGAGGCGGCAGCCATGTCTCATATCCGGATCCCGACCCTCTGTTATATGAAGGATCTCAATGAGATCGGCGCCTGCCGGATCTGCGTGGTAGAGGTAAAGGGCGCCAAAACACTGGTGGCATCCTGTGTATATCCGGTCAGCGACGGCATGGAGGTGTGGACCAACACGCCGAGAGTGCGGGAATCCCGGAAAAAGACGCTGCAGCTTATTTTATCCAATCACAGAAAAGACTGTCTGGCCTGTGTGAGAAACGGCAACTGTGAGCTGATGAAGCTCTGCCGGGAGCTGGGCGTCAATACAACGGAGAAATACAACGGCAGCATGACACCGTCGGTGGTGGATGACAGTGCGGTACATATGATCCGTGACAACAGCAAATGTGTGCTGTGCAGACGCTGTACAGCCGTGTGTGCCAAGGTACAGGGCATCGGCGTCATCGGTGTCAATCACAGAGGTTTTGCCACATCCATCGGTTCCCCTTATGAAAAGGGGCTGGCAACCACAAGCTGTGTGGGCTGCGGACAGTGTATCGCCGTATGTCCCACAGGCGCCATCACAGAGAAAGACAGTACCGGCAGAGTATTCGATGCCATTGCCGATCCCGATAAATTTGTGGCAGTGCAGACCGCACCTTCTGTCCGGGCAGCGCTGGGAGAAGAATTTGGCCTTCCTATGGGAATGCCGGTGGAGGGAAAGATGGTCACCGCCCTGCGGATGCTGGGCTTTGACAGGGTATTCGATACGGACTTCGGCGCAGACCTGACCATCATGGAAGAGGCTCACGAGTTCCTGAATCGGGTGCAGAATGACGGCGTCCTGCCCATGATCACTTCCTGTTCTCCGGGCTGGGTAAAATACTGTGAGAACTACTATCCGGATCTGATCCCGCATCTGTCCACGTGCAAATCGCCGCAGCAGATGTTCGGCGCCGTGCTGAAAACCTACTTCGCAGAGAAGCAGGGAATCGATCCCTCGGAGATCATGAGTGTCAGCATCATGCCCTGTACGGCAAAGAAAAATGAGATCGGACGGCCG
Above is a window of Oscillospiraceae bacterium NTUH-002-81 DNA encoding:
- a CDS encoding (2Fe-2S) ferredoxin domain-containing protein, with protein sequence MKSLEELKQIRDRVKDQVDIREGSAGKIRVVVGMATCGIASGAKPVLSALADEVQRRHLKNVIVTQTGCIGLCQYEPIVEVYEPGRGKTTYIKMNAEKAKEVADKHLEHGLVLNKYTLASEGL
- a CDS encoding NADH-dependent [FeFe] hydrogenase, group A6 → MGEITIKLNGIKTTVPEGITILEAAAMSHIRIPTLCYMKDLNEIGACRICVVEVKGAKTLVASCVYPVSDGMEVWTNTPRVRESRKKTLQLILSNHRKDCLACVRNGNCELMKLCRELGVNTTEKYNGSMTPSVVDDSAVHMIRDNSKCVLCRRCTAVCAKVQGIGVIGVNHRGFATSIGSPYEKGLATTSCVGCGQCIAVCPTGAITEKDSTGRVFDAIADPDKFVAVQTAPSVRAALGEEFGLPMGMPVEGKMVTALRMLGFDRVFDTDFGADLTIMEEAHEFLNRVQNDGVLPMITSCSPGWVKYCENYYPDLIPHLSTCKSPQQMFGAVLKTYFAEKQGIDPSEIMSVSIMPCTAKKNEIGRPHQDASGYPDVDVSLTTRELARMIRTAGIDFANLPDGTFDHPLGESTGAGVIFGATGGVMEAALRTAVETLSGEELTHLEFQAVRGTEGIKEAEYGAAGRKIRVAVASGLSHAKILLDRVKNKEAEYDFIEIMGCPGGCVNGGGQPFVSPTEREHVDVRGLRAKALYTLDANMPVRKSHENPSVKTLYREYLGTPGSMISHKLLHTTYTPGEVHRLK